The DNA region CGAGCGAAGAAGACAGCCACCAAATCATGGCAAGTGCCCTCGACGCCGGAAGCAACTTTTTTGACACCGCGAATGTCTACGGCTGGGACAAAAAGGGCAGCACGGAGAGCATCATTGGCAACTGGTTCGCAGCCTCCGGTAAACGTGAAGATGTGGTTCTGGCGACCAAGGTCTATGGCTCAATGGGCGAAGGACCTAACTCAGAAGGCCTGTCTGCGAAACATATTCGTCGGCAAGTTGAGGCTTCGCTCAAGCGGCTGCAAACCGATTACATTGACCTTTACCAATTTCACCACGTGCAGCGAGACACCCCATGGGACGAGATCTGGCAGGCGATGGATGTGCTGGTCCAACAAGGCAAAGTGCTTTACATTGGCTCTTCCAACTTTGCCGGCTGGCATATTGCGCAGGCCAGTGAAGCTGCCAAATCTCGGCACTTCTTGGGGCTGGTCAGCGAACAGTCAATTTACAACTTGATGAATCGAAATATTGAGCTTGAGGTACTGCCCGCGGCGCGAAGTTATGGGCTGGGCGTGATTCCTTGGTCGCCCTTGGCTGGCGGCTTACTGGGTGGCGTGCTGCAAAAAGGTAAGACGGCGGTCCGCGGCACCGATGATTACCGGAAAGGTCTACTTGCCGCCAACCGGGACAAAATCAAAGCCTTTGAAGCATTCAGCAAAGAGCTAGGGCATCATCCGGCCAACGTTGGGCTAGCTTGGCGGCTGGCCCAGGACGGCGTAACCGGTCCAATCGTCGGACCGCGGACGGTGGATCAGCTCAAGGGCTCGCTGGATGCGCTGAAGATCCGTTTCAAAAAGGCAGATTTAGCCAAGCTCGACGAGATTTTCCCTGGACCCGGCGGCCCGGCGCCTGAAGCGTACGCCTGGTAGCCGCGAGATGCCTAAGGTCAAGTGGCTGAAGCAGCCAGAAGAACAGGATTACCTGGCAGCGGCGAACTATCTGTCGCTGCTAGCCGGCGACGGCGAGGTTGCCGACGTCGTCAAGCAATTGCGGGCGGCTCCGGTGACTTTCCAGAAGGCTAAAGACATCCTGCGCGCTTCCGGATTGACATTGCTCGCTAGGGATAACGCACACGTTGCCTCCGATCTGCACAAGATCGAGGCGGGCAAGCAGCTCTCGCCGGTGTTGTTGGTCCGCGGCGATCTGGCTGCTGGACGGTACGCGCAGATCGCCGATGGCTATCATCGGGTCTGTGCAAGCTATCTGACCGATGAGAACACTGACATTCCGGTAAAAATCGCAGCGCTGCCCAGCGCGACGGGCACTGATTGACCATGTTGAGTTTCCCCACGCTTTCACTCGTCGTGCTCGTGGGGCTACTCGGACCGTTGCTTGCGGTGCCGCCGCGGTGGCGGCTGCCAGTGGTGCTTGGCGAGCTCTTAGCCGGTATCGCGATCGGCCAGACCGGTTTCCAATGGGTTGATGCTGGCGATAGCACTTTCACCTTTCTTGCCGACGTCGACTTTGCCTTGATCATGTTCGTTGCCGGCACGCACGTCCCGGTGCGCGACGCCAAAATCCGCGAGGCGCTAGGGCAGGGCGCGTTGCGGGTATTGGCGACGGCGGTGCTGGCGGCTGCGCTAGGCATCGG from Renibacterium salmoninarum ATCC 33209 includes:
- a CDS encoding aldo/keto reductase yields the protein MEYTHLGRSGLKVSRLVLGTMNFGPVTSEEDSHQIMASALDAGSNFFDTANVYGWDKKGSTESIIGNWFAASGKREDVVLATKVYGSMGEGPNSEGLSAKHIRRQVEASLKRLQTDYIDLYQFHHVQRDTPWDEIWQAMDVLVQQGKVLYIGSSNFAGWHIAQASEAAKSRHFLGLVSEQSIYNLMNRNIELEVLPAARSYGLGVIPWSPLAGGLLGGVLQKGKTAVRGTDDYRKGLLAANRDKIKAFEAFSKELGHHPANVGLAWRLAQDGVTGPIVGPRTVDQLKGSLDALKIRFKKADLAKLDEIFPGPGGPAPEAYAW